A single genomic interval of Arthrobacter globiformis harbors:
- a CDS encoding HpcH/HpaI aldolase family protein, with amino-acid sequence MPLRVDDTFRSALAAAERPLAGMWVCSGSPLIAELCAGSGLDWLLVDAEHSPNGLESILAQLQAIHGYPVQVLVRPPVNDTVLIKQYLDLGVQNLLVPMVNSVAEAEAAVAATRYPPHGVRGVGSALARAARWNRVPDYLARATDTISVTVQIESTAAVEAVADILKVDGVDAIFVGPSDLAASMGLLGEQEHPEVRAAVEHCIAAAKAAGKPAGVNAFAPATARHYLNNGADFILVGADVALLARGSEALAAQYIRPSGGETPASY; translated from the coding sequence ATGCCGCTTCGAGTAGACGACACCTTCCGGTCCGCACTCGCTGCGGCGGAGCGGCCGCTGGCGGGGATGTGGGTCTGCTCCGGCAGCCCGCTCATCGCCGAGCTCTGCGCCGGGTCCGGCCTGGACTGGCTCCTGGTGGACGCCGAACACAGCCCCAACGGCCTCGAATCCATCCTCGCCCAGCTCCAGGCCATCCACGGCTACCCCGTGCAGGTTTTGGTGAGGCCGCCGGTGAACGACACCGTGCTGATCAAGCAGTACCTTGACCTTGGCGTGCAGAACCTGCTGGTCCCTATGGTCAACTCCGTGGCCGAGGCCGAGGCCGCGGTGGCTGCCACCCGCTACCCGCCGCACGGGGTCCGCGGCGTCGGCTCCGCGCTGGCCCGCGCCGCACGCTGGAACCGCGTCCCCGATTACCTGGCCCGGGCCACGGACACCATCAGCGTCACGGTCCAGATCGAATCCACCGCGGCGGTTGAGGCGGTGGCGGACATCCTGAAGGTCGACGGCGTGGACGCCATCTTCGTGGGGCCCTCCGACCTCGCCGCCTCCATGGGACTGCTCGGCGAGCAGGAACACCCCGAGGTGCGCGCCGCCGTCGAACACTGCATCGCGGCCGCAAAGGCAGCGGGCAAACCCGCCGGCGTCAACGCCTTCGCTCCCGCCACCGCCCGCCACTACCTCAACAACGGCGCCGACTTCATCCTGGTGGGCGCCGACGTCGCCCTGCTCGCCCGCGGCTCCGAAGCACTCGCCGCCCAGTACATCCGGCCCTCCGGCGGCGAAACCCCCGCCAGCTACTGA
- the hpaH gene encoding 2-oxo-hept-4-ene-1,7-dioate hydratase — protein MLDAKTIEAIADELVEAGRTRTPVPRLTARYPEMTVEDSYAVQQLWRRRNEDAGRTLVGRKIGLTSRTMQAATGITEPDYGAIFDDMVLETGCSVEWDKYTHPRVEVELAFVLKDGLKGPGCTIFDVLNATDYVVPALEILDSRIEMEGRTIVDTISDNAAMGAMVVGGRPVKPDAVDLRWVSAILYKNQTVEETGVAAGVLDHPANGVHWLANKIAAHGDAMKAGDIILAGSFTRPLWVYKGDTVHADYGPLGSVTCRFE, from the coding sequence ATGTTGGACGCGAAGACGATTGAGGCCATTGCGGATGAGCTGGTGGAGGCTGGCCGGACCCGCACCCCGGTGCCCCGCCTGACTGCTCGTTATCCGGAGATGACGGTGGAGGACTCCTACGCGGTGCAGCAGCTGTGGCGGCGCCGCAACGAGGACGCCGGCCGGACCCTGGTGGGGCGCAAGATCGGCCTCACGTCCAGGACCATGCAGGCTGCCACCGGCATCACCGAACCGGACTACGGTGCGATTTTTGATGACATGGTGCTCGAAACCGGCTGCTCCGTGGAGTGGGACAAATACACCCATCCCCGTGTGGAGGTGGAACTGGCGTTCGTCCTGAAGGACGGGCTCAAGGGCCCCGGCTGCACCATCTTCGACGTCCTGAACGCCACCGACTACGTGGTCCCGGCCCTCGAAATCCTGGACTCCCGGATCGAGATGGAGGGCCGGACCATCGTGGACACCATCTCCGACAACGCCGCCATGGGCGCCATGGTGGTGGGCGGCCGCCCGGTGAAGCCGGACGCCGTCGACCTCCGCTGGGTCTCCGCGATCCTGTATAAGAACCAGACCGTCGAGGAAACCGGCGTCGCCGCCGGCGTCCTGGACCACCCGGCCAACGGCGTGCACTGGCTGGCCAACAAGATCGCCGCGCACGGGGACGCCATGAAAGCCGGCGACATCATCCTGGCAGGATCCTTCACCCGCCCGCTCTGGGTCTACAAGGGCGACACCGTCCACGCCGACTACGGACCCCTCGGGAGCGTCACATGCCGCTTCGAGTAG
- the hpaD gene encoding 3,4-dihydroxyphenylacetate 2,3-dioxygenase → MTDFVPTPTVPAPDIVRCAYMEIVVTDLAKSREFYVGVLGLHVTEEDENTIYLRSLEEFIHHNLVLRQGPIAAVAAFAYRVKSPAEVDAAEAYYKELGCRTERRKEGFTKGIGDSVRVEDPLGFPYEFFYETEHVERLTQRYDLYSAGELVRLDHFNQVTPDVPKGRKYLEDLGFRVSEDIKDSDGVTYAAWMHRKQTVHDTALTGGNGPRMHHVAFATHEKHNIIQICDKMGALRISDRIERGPGRHGVSNAFYLYIFDPDGHRIEIYTQDYYTGDPDNPTVTWDVHDNQRRDWWGNPVVPSWYTEASLVLDLDGNPQPVIERTDASEMAVTVGADGFSYTRKDETSAAVEGFKLGAQV, encoded by the coding sequence ATGACCGACTTCGTTCCCACCCCGACCGTTCCGGCACCGGATATCGTCCGCTGCGCCTACATGGAGATCGTGGTTACTGACCTCGCCAAGTCGCGCGAGTTCTACGTCGGCGTCCTCGGCCTGCACGTTACTGAAGAGGACGAGAACACCATCTACCTCCGTTCCCTGGAGGAGTTCATCCACCACAACCTGGTGCTCCGCCAGGGACCCATCGCCGCCGTCGCCGCCTTCGCCTACCGGGTGAAGTCCCCCGCCGAGGTGGACGCCGCGGAGGCCTACTACAAGGAACTGGGCTGCCGCACCGAGCGCCGCAAGGAAGGCTTCACCAAGGGCATCGGCGATTCCGTCCGCGTCGAGGACCCGCTGGGCTTCCCGTACGAGTTCTTCTACGAGACCGAGCACGTGGAGCGCCTCACCCAGCGCTACGACCTCTACTCCGCCGGTGAACTGGTCCGACTGGACCACTTCAACCAGGTCACCCCGGACGTCCCCAAGGGCCGGAAGTACCTGGAGGACCTCGGCTTCCGCGTCTCCGAGGACATTAAGGACTCCGACGGCGTCACCTACGCCGCGTGGATGCACCGCAAGCAGACCGTCCATGACACCGCCCTCACCGGCGGCAACGGCCCGCGCATGCACCACGTCGCCTTCGCCACGCACGAGAAGCACAACATCATCCAGATCTGCGACAAGATGGGCGCCCTGCGCATCAGCGACCGGATTGAACGCGGCCCCGGCCGGCACGGCGTGTCCAACGCGTTCTACCTCTACATCTTTGACCCGGACGGCCACCGCATCGAGATCTACACCCAGGACTACTACACCGGCGACCCGGACAACCCCACGGTCACCTGGGACGTCCACGACAATCAGCGCCGCGACTGGTGGGGCAACCCCGTGGTCCCGTCCTGGTACACCGAGGCCTCCCTGGTCCTGGACCTGGACGGCAACCCGCAGCCGGTCATCGAGCGCACCGATGCCTCCGAAATGGCCGTCACCGTGGGCGCCGACGGCTTCTCCTACACCCGCAAGGACGAGACCTCCGCGGCAGTGGAGGGCTTCAAGCTGGGAGCCCAGGTCTAG
- the hpaE gene encoding 5-carboxymethyl-2-hydroxymuconate semialdehyde dehydrogenase has translation MTTSVETTQHHIPENLPTHLQHFIDGKFVDSVGGKTFDVQEPVSNENYATVASAQPEDVDRAVAAAKRAFKEGPWSKMLPRERSRVLHKIADIVESRDDELALLESYDSGLPITQAKGQARRAAENFRFFADLIVGQEDNAFKVPGRQINYVNRKPIGVAALITPWNVPFMQESWKLAPAIATGNTVVMKPASYTPLSAVLWPEIFREAGLPDGVFNLIFGSGGVAGDYLVKHPDVPIVSFTGDSSTGATISTAAAPQFKSLSLELGGKSPAIVFADADIEAALDATVFGVFSLNGERCTAGSRVLVQRDIYDDFVARFAERAKNIKVGLPSDPTTEVGSLVHPNHFDKVMSYIEIGKTEGRLLAGGGRADGFPTGNYVAPTVFADVSPDARIFQEEIFGPVVAITPFDTDEEALELANNTKYGLAAYVWTTNLKRSHNFAHAIEAGMVWLNSNNVRDLRTPFGGVKASGLGREGGYRSVDFYTTQQSVQITLNEAHSPKFGNVEDAAATSDS, from the coding sequence ATGACGACCTCAGTTGAAACCACCCAGCACCACATTCCGGAAAATCTGCCCACGCATCTCCAGCACTTCATCGACGGTAAGTTTGTTGACTCCGTCGGCGGCAAGACCTTCGACGTGCAGGAGCCGGTCTCCAACGAGAACTACGCCACTGTCGCGTCAGCCCAGCCGGAAGACGTCGACCGCGCGGTCGCAGCCGCCAAGCGCGCTTTCAAGGAAGGCCCGTGGTCGAAGATGCTTCCCCGCGAACGCTCACGCGTGCTGCACAAGATCGCCGACATCGTCGAATCGCGCGACGACGAACTGGCCCTCCTCGAGAGCTACGACTCCGGCCTGCCGATCACCCAGGCCAAAGGCCAGGCCCGCCGCGCAGCGGAAAACTTCCGCTTCTTCGCCGACCTCATCGTTGGGCAGGAGGACAACGCATTCAAGGTGCCCGGCCGCCAGATCAACTACGTGAACCGCAAGCCAATCGGCGTCGCCGCCCTCATCACGCCGTGGAACGTCCCCTTTATGCAGGAGTCCTGGAAGCTAGCCCCGGCCATCGCCACCGGCAACACCGTCGTCATGAAGCCGGCCAGCTACACCCCGCTCTCCGCTGTGCTGTGGCCCGAAATCTTCCGCGAGGCAGGCCTGCCCGACGGAGTCTTCAACCTGATCTTCGGATCCGGCGGAGTCGCAGGCGACTACCTCGTGAAGCACCCCGACGTGCCTATAGTCTCCTTCACCGGTGACAGCTCCACCGGTGCCACCATCTCAACCGCAGCAGCCCCCCAGTTCAAGAGCCTCTCACTCGAGCTCGGCGGCAAGAGCCCTGCGATCGTCTTCGCCGACGCCGACATCGAGGCCGCCCTCGACGCCACGGTCTTCGGTGTCTTCAGCCTGAACGGCGAGCGTTGCACCGCAGGGTCCCGCGTGCTCGTGCAGCGCGACATCTACGACGACTTCGTGGCCCGCTTCGCCGAGCGCGCGAAGAACATCAAGGTAGGCCTCCCAAGCGACCCCACAACCGAGGTCGGATCGCTCGTGCACCCCAACCACTTCGACAAGGTCATGAGCTACATCGAAATCGGTAAGACCGAGGGCCGGCTCCTGGCGGGCGGCGGCCGCGCCGACGGCTTCCCCACCGGCAACTACGTTGCCCCGACCGTGTTCGCCGACGTCTCCCCCGACGCCCGGATCTTCCAGGAAGAAATCTTCGGACCCGTCGTGGCCATCACCCCCTTCGACACCGACGAAGAGGCGCTCGAGCTCGCAAACAATACCAAGTACGGCCTCGCCGCCTACGTCTGGACGACAAACCTGAAGCGCTCCCACAACTTCGCCCACGCCATCGAGGCCGGCATGGTGTGGCTGAACTCGAACAACGTCCGGGACCTGCGCACCCCGTTCGGCGGCGTGAAGGCCTCGGGCCTGGGACGCGAGGGCGGCTACCGCTCAGTCGACTTCTACACCACCCAGCAGTCGGTACAGATCACCCTCAACGAGGCCCACTCACCCAAGTTCGGCAACGTCGAAGACGCTGCAGCAACCAGCGACAGCTAA
- a CDS encoding GntR family transcriptional regulator: MTETVTDRAAATSLGSKSEQAYQAVKARIVEGTYTPGYRLVLGTIARDLGFSVVPVREAIRRLEAEGLVKFERNVGATVAGIDPTEYLYTMQTLSIVEGAATALSAPLIDAVAIARARTVNAEMRECLKHFDPVRFTRLNQDFHSVLFEHCPNPHILDLVHRGWNRLASLRSSTFRFVPGRAHESVDEHEALLKLIETGADADTIEKAARLHRSATLDAYLAQTN; encoded by the coding sequence ATGACTGAAACAGTGACTGACCGAGCTGCTGCCACCTCCCTCGGCAGCAAGTCGGAGCAGGCCTACCAGGCCGTCAAGGCGCGGATTGTGGAAGGCACCTACACCCCCGGCTACCGGCTGGTCCTGGGGACCATCGCCAGAGACCTCGGCTTCAGCGTGGTCCCGGTCCGGGAAGCGATCCGCCGACTCGAGGCCGAAGGCCTGGTTAAGTTCGAACGCAACGTCGGCGCCACCGTGGCCGGCATTGACCCCACCGAGTACCTCTACACGATGCAGACCCTGAGCATCGTGGAGGGTGCGGCCACGGCATTGTCCGCGCCGCTGATCGATGCAGTGGCAATTGCCCGGGCCCGCACCGTGAATGCCGAGATGCGGGAGTGCCTGAAGCACTTCGACCCCGTCCGTTTCACCCGGCTCAACCAGGACTTCCACAGCGTCCTGTTCGAGCACTGCCCCAACCCGCACATCCTGGACCTGGTCCACCGCGGCTGGAACCGGCTGGCATCACTGCGGTCCTCAACGTTCCGCTTTGTTCCCGGCCGGGCCCACGAGTCCGTGGACGAACACGAGGCCCTGCTGAAGCTCATTGAAACCGGCGCCGACGCCGACACCATCGAAAAAGCAGCACGACTCCACCGCAGCGCCACCCTGGACGCCTACCTCGCCCAAACCAACTAG
- a CDS encoding fumarylacetoacetate hydrolase family protein, whose translation MEQVNDDTLAAARKVIAVHINYPSRAAQRGRTPAQPSYFLKPSSSLSLTGAAVERPAGCELLGFEGEIAIIIGKAARRVEVEDAWGRVASVTASNDLGVYDLRYADKGSNLRSKGGDGFTPVGPALIPAEAVDPAKLRIRTWHNGELVQDDTTEDLLFPFARLVADLSQLLTLEEGDIILTGTPAGASVAVPGDVLEVEVSAVDSAGGDGGLSTGRLTTTVKEGTTAFAEFGAQPKADDLQREEAYGSREAAGLPVSGRVLSPELKAKLESVCTATLSSQLRKRGLNNVSIDGLTATRPDRKVVGLARTLRYVPNREDLFKTHGGGFNAQKRAIDSVNEGEILVMEARGEKGTGTIGDILALRAQVRRAAAIITDGGVRDFSAVAAMELPTYYSNPHPAVLGRRHIPWDTDITIACGGTTVQPGDIIVADSDGILVIPPAIAEEVANDSIAQEREEVFIAEMVEQGHSVDGLYPLNAAWRARYEEWEAAND comes from the coding sequence TTGGAGCAGGTCAACGACGACACCCTGGCAGCAGCACGCAAGGTGATCGCGGTGCACATCAACTACCCCAGCCGTGCCGCCCAGCGCGGCCGGACCCCGGCGCAGCCCTCCTACTTCCTGAAGCCGTCGTCGTCGCTGTCCCTGACCGGCGCCGCCGTCGAACGCCCGGCCGGTTGCGAACTCCTCGGCTTTGAGGGCGAGATCGCCATCATCATCGGCAAGGCGGCCCGCCGCGTCGAGGTCGAAGACGCCTGGGGCCGCGTCGCCTCGGTCACGGCCAGCAACGACCTCGGCGTGTACGACCTCCGCTACGCGGACAAGGGCTCGAACCTCCGGTCCAAGGGCGGCGACGGCTTCACCCCGGTGGGCCCGGCACTGATTCCGGCAGAGGCCGTCGACCCCGCCAAACTGCGCATCCGCACTTGGCACAACGGGGAACTGGTGCAGGACGACACCACCGAAGACCTGCTCTTCCCGTTCGCCCGGCTCGTGGCGGACCTGTCCCAGCTGCTCACCCTCGAGGAGGGGGACATCATCCTCACCGGCACGCCCGCCGGCGCCTCCGTCGCCGTGCCCGGCGACGTGCTGGAGGTGGAGGTAAGTGCCGTGGATTCAGCAGGTGGCGACGGCGGGCTGAGCACCGGCCGCCTCACCACCACAGTCAAGGAAGGCACGACGGCGTTCGCTGAGTTTGGTGCCCAGCCCAAGGCCGATGACCTGCAGCGCGAAGAGGCGTACGGCTCGCGGGAGGCCGCGGGTCTTCCGGTTTCCGGCAGGGTCCTGAGCCCGGAGCTGAAGGCCAAGCTGGAGAGCGTCTGCACCGCCACGCTGTCCTCCCAGCTGCGCAAGCGGGGCCTGAACAACGTCAGCATCGACGGACTCACCGCCACCCGCCCGGACCGCAAGGTGGTGGGCCTGGCCCGGACCCTGCGCTATGTGCCCAACCGCGAGGACCTCTTCAAGACACACGGCGGCGGTTTCAACGCCCAGAAACGCGCCATCGACTCAGTGAACGAGGGCGAAATCCTGGTCATGGAGGCCCGCGGGGAGAAGGGCACCGGGACCATCGGCGACATCCTCGCCCTGCGCGCCCAGGTCCGCCGCGCCGCGGCCATCATTACCGACGGCGGCGTCCGGGACTTCTCCGCCGTGGCCGCCATGGAGCTGCCCACCTACTACTCCAACCCGCACCCCGCCGTGCTGGGCCGCCGCCACATCCCCTGGGACACCGACATCACCATCGCCTGCGGCGGCACCACCGTGCAGCCCGGCGACATCATCGTGGCGGACTCGGACGGCATCCTGGTGATCCCGCCGGCCATCGCCGAGGAAGTCGCCAACGACTCCATCGCCCAGGAACGCGAAGAGGTCTTCATCGCCGAAATGGTCGAGCAGGGCCACAGCGTGGACGGGCTCTACCCGCTCAACGCTGCTTGGCGTGCCAGGTATGAGGAATGGGAAGCAGCCAATGACTGA
- a CDS encoding oxidoreductase, which translates to MTANSLLFSPYRLRGMDLKNRIVMSPMLMYQAQDDGSVTERQVLHYGARALGGVGLIMTEVIAVHPLGRISETDIGLWSDEHITGIRRIVEAVHACDAKIGVQLAHAGRKANLPGGCVAPSRIPHSEDSPTPAELTTAEVCQLVQSYGAAAARADQAGVDCIQIHAAHGYLIHEFLAPMSNERTDEYGGSLENRARFLLEVVRSVRAALPPGKPLLVRFSGTDLVDGGVTADDAGQVAKWLEAAGADFLEVTTGNITKTYTGEIYPGYQAKFVQDIRRHSALPLGSVGSIHSADLAEYLLRDGGIDLVFIGRALLRDPFWPIHAASDMGSEPPLPIPTYARATGPYQRGF; encoded by the coding sequence GTGACGGCGAACAGCTTGCTCTTTTCCCCTTACCGGCTTAGAGGCATGGACCTGAAGAACCGTATTGTCATGTCCCCAATGCTCATGTACCAGGCCCAGGACGACGGTTCTGTCACCGAACGCCAGGTCCTCCACTACGGTGCCCGTGCACTTGGCGGGGTGGGGTTGATCATGACCGAGGTCATTGCCGTCCACCCGCTGGGACGCATCAGTGAAACCGACATCGGACTCTGGTCCGATGAACACATAACCGGCATCCGCCGCATCGTTGAAGCCGTCCACGCCTGTGACGCAAAGATCGGTGTCCAGCTGGCGCACGCAGGCCGCAAGGCCAATCTCCCTGGCGGCTGCGTGGCACCCTCCAGAATCCCGCACTCAGAAGACTCGCCAACGCCAGCAGAACTGACGACGGCGGAAGTATGCCAACTGGTTCAGTCCTACGGGGCCGCGGCTGCCCGCGCTGACCAGGCGGGGGTGGACTGCATCCAGATCCACGCAGCCCATGGCTATCTCATCCATGAGTTCCTGGCACCAATGTCCAACGAACGGACGGACGAGTACGGGGGCAGCTTGGAGAATCGGGCCAGGTTCCTCCTCGAGGTCGTACGCAGTGTCCGTGCGGCACTGCCGCCCGGCAAACCTTTGCTGGTCCGCTTCTCCGGGACTGACCTGGTCGACGGCGGCGTCACTGCCGACGATGCCGGCCAAGTTGCCAAATGGCTCGAGGCAGCCGGCGCGGACTTCCTTGAGGTGACGACCGGCAACATTACCAAGACGTACACCGGGGAAATCTATCCGGGATATCAGGCAAAGTTCGTGCAGGATATCCGCCGCCACTCCGCGCTGCCGCTGGGATCGGTCGGATCCATCCACTCGGCCGACCTCGCAGAGTATCTGCTGCGGGACGGAGGCATCGATCTGGTCTTCATCGGCCGGGCACTACTGCGCGATCCGTTCTGGCCTATTCACGCGGCGTCCGACATGGGTTCGGAACCACCCCTGCCAATCCCGACCTACGCGCGGGCTACCGGACCCTACCAGCGCGGTTTCTAA
- a CDS encoding nuclear transport factor 2 family protein, whose product MTAEDTSARESTVLAADRSAMQDTLARYAWGYDEGNFDMLADTFTKDGTTSGKVANSDASWGPTTGNQAITDMLKAIREQQTDQRRHTVHTFRFENQSSSSADLYSYVLITSTENAVTKTLTAGWYHASMVKEADGQWRMADLTALLDSPF is encoded by the coding sequence ATGACCGCTGAAGACACTTCTGCCAGAGAAAGTACTGTCCTGGCCGCCGATCGATCGGCAATGCAGGACACCCTTGCCCGCTACGCGTGGGGCTACGACGAAGGAAACTTCGACATGCTGGCGGACACCTTCACCAAGGACGGGACCACCAGCGGCAAAGTCGCGAATTCGGATGCCTCCTGGGGCCCAACCACAGGCAACCAGGCGATCACCGACATGCTCAAGGCGATCCGCGAACAGCAGACGGACCAGCGCCGCCACACTGTTCACACATTCCGCTTCGAGAACCAGAGCTCTTCATCCGCCGACCTCTACAGCTACGTGCTCATCACGTCGACGGAAAACGCAGTGACCAAAACCCTGACCGCCGGCTGGTACCACGCCTCCATGGTCAAGGAAGCCGACGGGCAATGGCGGATGGCGGACCTGACCGCCCTGCTTGATAGCCCCTTCTAG
- a CDS encoding GntR family transcriptional regulator: MKKNARPLGTKTSQAYEYVKRRILDGTYSPGHRLVLENISREADMSQLPVREALRRLEAEGYVAYKHNAGARVAELDPAAYESTQAVIAVLEGAATAGAAPYVTPDAIRKAEDLNQEMRRRRELFDAEGFMDLNAQFHDLLCSPCPNAHLMELLESERSRMALIRKPTLGIIMRHAAEFVEDHDQLLELLKTNPHSPEIQLLAQAHKRRILEAVHTEAVAYHLPQTETEELLEIEARTP; encoded by the coding sequence ATGAAGAAGAATGCCCGCCCGTTGGGCACGAAAACCAGTCAGGCCTATGAATACGTCAAGCGACGCATTCTCGACGGCACCTACTCTCCCGGACACCGACTCGTGCTCGAGAACATCTCCCGCGAAGCAGATATGAGCCAACTCCCGGTAAGGGAGGCTCTCCGGCGCCTGGAAGCCGAAGGCTACGTCGCCTACAAACACAATGCCGGTGCGCGGGTTGCCGAACTCGATCCTGCTGCATACGAGAGCACCCAGGCGGTAATCGCTGTTCTTGAAGGGGCCGCAACTGCGGGAGCGGCCCCATATGTGACCCCCGATGCAATCAGGAAGGCCGAAGACCTCAACCAAGAGATGCGTCGAAGACGCGAACTCTTCGATGCCGAGGGCTTTATGGACCTCAACGCCCAATTCCATGATCTCCTGTGCTCTCCTTGCCCCAATGCACATCTGATGGAGCTGCTGGAAAGCGAACGCAGCCGGATGGCTCTCATAAGGAAGCCAACCCTCGGCATCATCATGCGGCATGCGGCAGAATTCGTGGAAGACCACGACCAACTCCTGGAACTGCTCAAAACAAATCCCCACTCCCCCGAGATCCAACTCCTGGCCCAAGCCCACAAGAGGCGGATACTCGAGGCCGTTCACACGGAGGCCGTGGCCTATCACCTTCCGCAGACGGAAACGGAGGAGCTGCTGGAAATCGAGGCGCGCACACCGTAA